A genomic segment from Syntrophotalea acetylenivorans encodes:
- the wecB gene encoding non-hydrolyzing UDP-N-acetylglucosamine 2-epimerase — MKVVTIIGARPQFVKAAVVSRVFKNNQPRVSEIIIHTGQHYDSNMSDIFFEEMEIPKPNFNLGVGGGRHGSMTGQMLEKIEDVLLEVQPDWTLVYGDTNSTIAGALASAKLNIPVAHVEAGLRSFNRRMPEEINRVATDHISDLLFAPTQIAVQNLKREGVAEERIILAGDVMLDAALFYRDRASGLSCNASRLPGGDFALCTIHRAENTDDPQRLANIVDALEEIAFSDIPIYLPLHPRTQRCLAANGFSFKHVTVIDPVGYYDMLVLLDRCRFVLTDSGGLQKEAYFFEKPCITLRDETEWVELVESGANQLVGAQGDKILSAVRDGWKDDFESCVWPAFYGDGQAGDVIFKTLYSR; from the coding sequence CACAATTTGTAAAGGCCGCAGTGGTTTCTCGTGTCTTTAAAAATAATCAACCAAGGGTGTCTGAAATAATTATTCATACCGGGCAACATTATGATAGCAATATGTCCGATATTTTCTTTGAAGAGATGGAAATACCTAAGCCTAACTTTAATCTCGGGGTTGGAGGTGGGCGTCATGGATCAATGACTGGACAGATGCTTGAAAAAATTGAAGATGTGTTGCTAGAGGTGCAACCTGATTGGACTCTCGTTTATGGCGATACTAACTCGACCATCGCCGGAGCATTAGCGTCTGCTAAATTAAATATTCCAGTAGCTCATGTCGAAGCAGGATTGCGATCCTTCAATCGGCGGATGCCTGAAGAAATCAATAGGGTGGCCACCGATCACATTTCAGACTTGCTTTTCGCTCCAACTCAGATCGCGGTCCAAAATTTAAAACGGGAAGGGGTTGCTGAGGAACGTATTATTTTGGCTGGAGATGTGATGCTTGACGCGGCCCTATTTTATCGGGATAGAGCGTCTGGACTGTCTTGTAATGCGAGCCGTTTGCCGGGGGGGGACTTTGCTCTTTGCACAATTCATCGTGCTGAAAATACAGATGATCCGCAACGTCTTGCGAATATTGTAGATGCCCTTGAAGAAATCGCTTTTTCTGATATCCCAATTTATTTGCCATTGCATCCTCGAACGCAAAGATGCCTAGCTGCGAATGGGTTTTCGTTTAAACATGTGACGGTTATCGATCCGGTTGGATATTACGATATGTTAGTTTTGCTTGATCGCTGTCGATTTGTTTTAACCGACAGTGGTGGCTTGCAAAAGGAGGCTTATTTTTTTGAAAAACCCTGCATTACTTTAAGGGACGAAACTGAATGGGTGGAATTAGTAGAGTCAGGGGCTAATCAACTTGTGGGGGCTCAGGGTGATAAAATACTATCCGCAGTTCGGGACGGATGGAAAGATGATTTCGAATCGTGCGTGTGGCCTGCATTCTATGGTGATGGGCAAGCCGGAGATGTAATATTTAAGACTCTTTATTCGCGTTGA
- a CDS encoding DUF1972 domain-containing protein: MKVALIGTRGVPANYGGFETCVEELGRRLVERGHSVTVYCRKSYYDEKESHYLGMKLVYLPSLKRKSLDTLSHTLLSVGHALFNPYDVLMVFNAANSPTLILPRLFGKKIAINTDGLEWKRGKWGSIARKYYKFSEWLSTKLANRIVADSLGIQDYYRKHYGVESSYIAYGAPVIYSSKPALLDRFGVSPGQYFLQITRFEPENNPLLTIKAFKAANTGKKLVLVGGVPYESEYSRQIEMEADEDVILPGFLYDKELLNELWANCFAYIHGNEVGGTNPALLQTMGAGCFTIAVDCTFSRDVLSDCGIFYEKNVESLSSKMIWATQNEKKLDSFKAKAVARIKTHYTWDKVTHGYESLFVKLVNGKYPWKPFRKD, encoded by the coding sequence ATGAAGGTTGCCTTGATAGGGACGCGTGGAGTACCTGCAAATTATGGAGGGTTCGAAACTTGTGTCGAGGAACTTGGTCGCAGACTTGTGGAGCGTGGACACTCCGTCACTGTTTATTGCCGGAAAAGTTATTATGATGAAAAGGAGAGCCATTACTTAGGGATGAAACTGGTTTATCTCCCGAGTCTCAAGAGAAAGTCCCTAGATACTCTTTCACACACACTTTTGTCCGTGGGCCATGCTCTCTTTAATCCCTATGACGTTTTGATGGTCTTCAATGCTGCTAATAGTCCAACGCTTATTTTACCCAGACTTTTTGGAAAAAAAATCGCCATCAATACTGACGGTCTTGAGTGGAAGAGGGGTAAGTGGGGCTCTATAGCCCGGAAGTATTATAAGTTTTCCGAGTGGTTGTCGACAAAATTGGCCAACCGGATAGTTGCAGATTCTCTTGGGATCCAAGATTATTACCGTAAACATTATGGCGTTGAGAGCTCATATATAGCCTATGGTGCACCTGTTATTTATTCCTCTAAGCCAGCACTATTGGACCGGTTTGGTGTTAGCCCTGGACAGTACTTTTTGCAAATCACCCGTTTTGAACCGGAAAATAACCCCCTGTTGACAATAAAGGCTTTTAAAGCAGCCAATACCGGGAAAAAGCTTGTTCTTGTTGGTGGCGTTCCTTATGAGAGTGAATATTCCAGACAGATTGAAATGGAAGCCGATGAGGACGTTATTTTGCCTGGCTTTCTTTACGATAAAGAGCTGTTGAATGAACTTTGGGCGAACTGCTTTGCCTATATACATGGGAATGAGGTTGGTGGGACCAATCCGGCTCTTCTTCAGACCATGGGTGCTGGTTGTTTTACCATTGCGGTAGATTGCACTTTCAGTCGTGATGTTCTTTCAGATTGTGGGATTTTTTATGAAAAAAACGTAGAGAGTCTTTCCTCCAAGATGATATGGGCGACCCAAAATGAAAAGAAGTTGGACTCATTTAAGGCCAAAGCAGTGGCGCGCATTAAAACTCACTATACCTGGGACAAGGTAACGCATGGATATGAGTCTCTATTCGTCAAACTGGTAAATGGAAAATATCCTTGGAAGCCTTTCAGAAAAGACTAA
- a CDS encoding sugar transferase: MLRQQAKLFNKLSICVDTFIICTSLLLAYHVRIFFNGNLLPLDNYLWVLVIVIPIWFYLLKLNGLYSSIRRWSIFDIVSKLFNVHLLGGLLTASIIYFVDRDQYSRGLYLAFLGTSFLLLSLVKVIVRMGLGFCRRRGVNTRHLLIVGTREKARRLHQLVEQHEAWGLVVAGFVQVGGAQVQDEVEGHKVLGQVDELLTICKTKRIDEVIFCLPKDFIVDAEAYLQELEELGVTVRMVLDFYDFSFYRRELSFFHDELPILTYHPKAFEGQQLFVKRSLDILGALCGLGITAILFPFIVMAIKSDSSGPIFFGQQRIGENGRTFRCWKFRSMFVDAEERKKELLAQNEMNGAIFKIKDDPRITKVGSFLRKTSLDELPQFWNVLKGDMSLVGTRPPTPDEVAQYENWHRRRISIKPGITGMWQTSGRNRIEDFDEIVRLDLHYIDNWSIWLDILILFKTVKAVLVGSGSY, translated from the coding sequence ATGCTCCGGCAACAGGCGAAACTGTTTAACAAACTTTCCATCTGCGTGGACACCTTTATCATATGCACCTCCCTGTTGCTAGCCTACCATGTCAGGATCTTTTTTAACGGCAATCTCCTTCCGTTGGACAACTATCTCTGGGTGCTGGTCATCGTCATACCTATTTGGTTCTACCTTCTCAAACTCAACGGCCTCTACTCCTCGATTCGACGCTGGTCGATTTTTGACATTGTCAGCAAGCTGTTCAATGTTCATCTGCTTGGTGGTTTGCTGACAGCTTCGATAATTTACTTTGTCGACCGCGATCAATACAGTCGGGGGCTATATCTTGCCTTTCTGGGCACATCCTTTCTGCTGCTCTCCTTGGTAAAGGTCATCGTTCGCATGGGGCTAGGGTTTTGCCGACGACGAGGGGTCAATACAAGGCATTTGCTAATCGTAGGCACCAGGGAAAAGGCTCGACGTTTGCATCAACTAGTCGAACAACACGAGGCCTGGGGCCTGGTAGTTGCTGGCTTTGTTCAGGTTGGTGGTGCTCAGGTTCAAGACGAAGTGGAGGGACACAAGGTGCTCGGCCAGGTTGATGAGCTCCTGACCATTTGCAAAACTAAGCGAATCGATGAGGTTATTTTTTGTCTCCCCAAGGATTTCATCGTGGACGCCGAGGCCTATCTTCAGGAACTTGAGGAGTTAGGTGTCACTGTCCGAATGGTTCTTGATTTCTACGATTTTTCTTTCTACCGACGCGAGCTGAGTTTCTTTCATGACGAGTTGCCGATCCTCACCTATCACCCCAAGGCGTTTGAGGGACAGCAACTTTTTGTGAAACGATCTCTCGACATCCTAGGCGCCCTCTGCGGACTTGGGATTACCGCGATTTTATTTCCTTTCATCGTTATGGCCATCAAATCTGATTCTTCTGGACCTATCTTTTTCGGTCAGCAGCGGATTGGTGAGAATGGTCGGACCTTCCGTTGTTGGAAGTTTCGGTCTATGTTTGTTGACGCAGAAGAACGTAAGAAGGAACTACTGGCTCAAAATGAAATGAACGGGGCCATTTTCAAGATCAAAGACGATCCGCGCATTACGAAGGTGGGTTCTTTTTTGCGCAAGACTAGTTTGGACGAACTTCCGCAATTCTGGAATGTTTTAAAGGGAGATATGAGTCTGGTCGGAACCCGGCCGCCGACTCCTGACGAAGTGGCGCAGTACGAAAACTGGCATCGTCGGCGGATCAGCATCAAGCCGGGAATAACCGGTATGTGGCAGACCAGCGGCCGCAATCGGATCGAAGATTTTGATGAAATTGTCCGGCTGGATTTGCATTACATCGACAACTGGTCCATCTGGCTGGATATTTTAATTCTCTTTAAAACGGTAAAGGCGGTCTTGGTTGGTTCTGGTAGTTATTAA
- the rfaE1 gene encoding D-glycero-beta-D-manno-heptose-7-phosphate kinase, protein MNRTEVEMFLDRIGAVRALVVGDLMLDEYLWGKTDRISPEAPVQVVDITNEDLRLGGAGNVINNLVTLGCQVHVASVLGNSQDGDLVRNMLDEIKVDTTGLLFDPQRKTSRKTRILASHQQMMRFDRESREPISAEQEQVLADYVRENATRFDVILISDYLKGVLTEGLLQQIIRIGKEQGLPVVIDPKGSDYGKYRGATLLTPNRKETEVASRVAITDQDSLRQAGQALLKNLELETLVVTRSEEGISIFFQDGQEVHLPTEAQEVYDVTGAGDTVLSLIGVGLACGLSIEDAAGMANLAAGIAVSKVGTSTVSVDEIREMFSHQFLEGDAKIKRRERLAQILETERQRGKTIVFTNGCFDLLHVGHVKYLQQARRQGDLLVLGLNSDDSIRRLKGPNRPLIGEQERAHILAALTCIDYVVTFDEDTPLELIDMLRPDILVKGGDYTPETVVGRELVESYGGRVALIDLVDGRSTTNIIEKILDRYEQE, encoded by the coding sequence ATGAATCGTACTGAAGTGGAAATGTTTTTAGATCGTATCGGCGCCGTCAGAGCTTTGGTGGTTGGCGATCTGATGCTTGACGAATATTTATGGGGCAAGACCGATCGGATCAGTCCCGAGGCCCCGGTTCAGGTGGTTGATATTACCAACGAAGATTTGCGCCTGGGTGGTGCCGGTAATGTCATCAATAATCTGGTGACCCTCGGTTGCCAGGTTCATGTGGCCAGCGTTCTCGGCAATAGTCAGGATGGCGATCTGGTGCGCAATATGCTGGATGAAATTAAAGTTGATACCACAGGACTTTTATTTGACCCTCAGCGTAAGACCAGCCGTAAAACCCGTATTTTGGCTAGCCACCAGCAGATGATGCGTTTTGACCGGGAGAGTCGGGAGCCGATTTCTGCCGAACAGGAGCAGGTTTTAGCTGATTATGTCAGAGAGAATGCGACCCGGTTCGATGTTATTTTGATTTCGGATTATCTCAAAGGGGTATTAACCGAAGGCTTGCTGCAGCAGATCATTCGTATCGGTAAAGAGCAGGGGCTGCCGGTGGTTATTGATCCGAAAGGCAGTGATTACGGAAAGTACCGTGGTGCGACCCTGTTGACCCCTAATCGCAAGGAGACGGAAGTCGCCTCCCGGGTAGCCATTACCGATCAGGACAGCCTGCGCCAGGCGGGGCAGGCGTTGTTGAAAAACTTGGAGCTTGAAACTCTGGTGGTGACCCGTAGTGAAGAAGGAATCAGTATCTTTTTTCAAGACGGTCAAGAGGTCCACTTACCGACGGAAGCCCAGGAAGTGTATGATGTAACCGGCGCCGGTGACACGGTATTGTCCCTGATCGGAGTGGGATTGGCGTGCGGATTGTCCATTGAGGATGCCGCAGGCATGGCCAATCTTGCCGCTGGGATTGCGGTTAGTAAGGTCGGTACTTCCACCGTTAGTGTCGATGAAATTCGTGAGATGTTTTCCCATCAGTTCCTTGAAGGGGATGCCAAGATCAAACGTCGCGAACGGTTGGCGCAAATTCTTGAGACTGAACGGCAACGGGGCAAGACCATCGTCTTTACCAACGGCTGCTTCGATTTGCTGCACGTCGGTCATGTCAAGTATCTGCAACAGGCTCGGCGACAGGGTGACTTGTTGGTGTTAGGGCTTAATTCGGACGATTCGATTCGTCGTCTCAAGGGGCCCAACCGCCCACTTATCGGCGAGCAGGAGAGAGCGCATATCCTGGCTGCATTGACCTGTATCGATTACGTGGTGACCTTTGACGAGGATACCCCTTTGGAACTTATCGATATGCTGCGACCCGATATTCTGGTCAAGGGCGGCGATTACACGCCTGAAACGGTGGTTGGCCGGGAACTGGTGGAAAGCTACGGTGGCCGGGTGGCGTTGATTGATTTGGTGGACGGTCGTTCTACGACCAACATTATCGAGAAAATTCTCGACCGTTATGAACAGGAATGA
- the gmhB gene encoding D-glycero-beta-D-manno-heptose 1,7-bisphosphate 7-phosphatase yields MNRNDSAGRPAIFLDRDGTINVEKNYLHRIEDFQFIDGAPEAIKALNQAGYLVLVITNQSGVARGYFSLEDVESLHQHLAQRLAAAGARVDGFYVCPHHPTAGLGELRKACSCRKGEPGMLLKAANEHGIDLTRSYMIGDKEADIEAGEKAGCSSLLVLTGYGNETAQVVSPDRAKRFADLKQAADYICRQTV; encoded by the coding sequence ATGAACAGGAATGATTCAGCCGGCCGGCCGGCGATATTCCTCGATCGGGACGGGACGATTAATGTAGAGAAAAACTACCTGCATCGGATTGAGGATTTTCAGTTCATTGACGGAGCCCCTGAGGCCATTAAAGCACTCAACCAAGCCGGGTATCTGGTGCTGGTGATAACCAATCAGTCCGGAGTGGCCCGCGGCTATTTCTCTCTAGAGGATGTTGAGTCTCTCCATCAACATCTGGCTCAGCGTCTGGCTGCTGCAGGCGCTCGTGTCGATGGCTTCTATGTTTGTCCTCATCACCCCACAGCTGGGCTGGGTGAGTTGCGTAAGGCCTGTTCCTGCCGCAAAGGAGAGCCGGGGATGCTGCTAAAGGCGGCTAACGAGCACGGTATAGACCTGACTCGTTCCTATATGATCGGCGATAAAGAGGCCGATATTGAGGCCGGCGAAAAGGCGGGTTGTTCGTCTCTACTGGTTCTTACTGGCTATGGGAACGAGACGGCACAAGTTGTCTCGCCGGATCGAGCCAAAAGATTTGCCGACCTTAAACAGGCTGCAGATTATATCTGTCGTCAGACCGTCTGA